In a single window of the Ruminococcus albus 7 = DSM 20455 genome:
- a CDS encoding acyl-CoA thioesterase, producing MRKCVYNLTVRGYELDSFGHVNNAVYLQYAEAALWNFFKINQLMEYTLDRGIFPVLMECSQRYIHELKLLDEVRIESEFTAKGEMMLYKHNIINNTTGLISCKIKGRLIFVNHERVIHSIPDEVKEILESETNEDHNK from the coding sequence ATGAGAAAATGTGTATACAACTTGACAGTCAGAGGTTATGAACTTGACTCTTTTGGTCATGTGAACAATGCAGTTTATTTACAGTACGCAGAAGCCGCACTCTGGAACTTTTTCAAAATAAACCAACTTATGGAGTATACTCTTGACAGGGGTATATTCCCTGTGCTTATGGAGTGTTCGCAGAGGTATATACACGAATTGAAACTGCTTGATGAGGTGCGTATTGAATCTGAGTTTACAGCCAAGGGTGAAATGATGCTCTACAAGCACAACATAATTAACAACACCACGGGTCTGATATCCTGTAAAATAAAGGGCAGACTTATTTTCGTAAACCATGAGCGAGTGATCCACAGTATCCCTGATGAAGTCAAGGAAATATTAGAAAGTGAGACAAATGAAGATCATAATAAATGA
- a CDS encoding HAMP domain-containing sensor histidine kinase, with product MKYQNIAKTARSSRFPKSIFFGYYVALLLLSGVHIGILVGMQKAYFNEIIEIIVLMSYWAMVAGGLTLYTRHQVRKTYELPMIRLADAAAKIAKGDFSVRVEPINEREKFDYLDYMIEDFNKMALELGSIETLRVDFFSNVSHEIKTPIAVIQNSAEMLKKPELSEEKRQEYIDTVTNAAKRLNKLITNILKLNKLEKQSITPNVSEFDLCDQLVQSALLFESVWEEKSIEFEVDISDERRIITADAELLPIVWNNLLSNAFKFTEKGGTVTLREYSVSGKIIVEVEDTGCGMDEQSKKHVFDKFYQEDTSHSTEGNGLGLALALRVLQLTGGEIDVVSKKGKGTKFIVTLVE from the coding sequence ATGAAATATCAGAATATAGCAAAGACAGCGAGAAGCAGTCGTTTTCCGAAATCCATATTTTTCGGCTACTATGTTGCTTTGCTTTTGCTTTCGGGAGTGCATATCGGTATACTTGTGGGTATGCAGAAAGCATATTTTAACGAGATCATTGAAATTATCGTTCTTATGAGCTATTGGGCAATGGTGGCAGGAGGACTTACGCTGTATACTCGTCATCAGGTGCGAAAGACCTATGAACTGCCGATGATAAGGCTTGCAGATGCAGCAGCAAAAATAGCAAAGGGTGATTTTTCGGTTCGTGTCGAACCGATCAATGAACGTGAGAAATTTGACTATCTTGATTATATGATAGAGGATTTCAACAAAATGGCTTTGGAACTTGGTAGTATTGAAACGCTCCGTGTAGATTTTTTCTCAAATGTTTCCCATGAGATCAAAACGCCTATAGCTGTTATTCAGAATTCTGCAGAAATGCTGAAAAAGCCCGAACTGTCAGAAGAAAAACGACAGGAATATATTGACACTGTCACAAATGCTGCCAAACGCCTTAACAAACTTATCACTAACATCCTGAAACTCAACAAGCTTGAAAAGCAAAGCATAACCCCTAATGTCAGTGAGTTTGATCTTTGCGATCAGCTTGTGCAGTCGGCACTGCTGTTTGAATCGGTGTGGGAGGAAAAGAGCATCGAATTTGAAGTAGATATTTCAGACGAACGCAGAATCATCACCGCAGATGCGGAGTTACTTCCGATAGTATGGAACAATCTTCTTTCCAATGCATTCAAGTTTACAGAAAAGGGCGGAACGGTCACACTTAGGGAATACTCCGTAAGCGGAAAGATCATTGTCGAGGTTGAGGATACAGGCTGCGGCATGGACGAACAGTCGAAAAAGCACGTCTTTGATAAATTTTATCAGGAAGATACCTCACATTCTACTGAAGGAAATGGTTTGGGGCTTGCACTTGCCCTGCGTGTTTTGCAGCTCACAGGCGGTGAAATTGATGTAGTAAGTAAGAAAGGCAAAGGAACAAAATTTATCGTAACTCTGGTTGAATAA
- a CDS encoding response regulator transcription factor encodes MIHILVVDDDKDLNRLVCSYLNDSGFSAKGCLSVGDAYNEMYANLYDLIISDIMMPKMDGFEFAETIRRLNANIPIIFLSARYDLSAKDKGFRLGIDDYMVKPVELAELDMRVRALLRRANIAEAKKLTVGDLTLDSDAMTGTVNSEEMPLSTREFNILFKLLSYPNKTFSRAQLMDEFWGVDSDASLRSVDVYITRLRDKTAACTGFEIKTIRGIGYKAVLK; translated from the coding sequence ATGATACATATTTTAGTAGTTGATGATGACAAAGATCTGAACCGTCTTGTTTGCAGTTATCTGAATGACAGCGGATTTTCGGCAAAGGGCTGTCTTTCTGTGGGTGATGCTTACAACGAGATGTATGCTAATCTCTACGACCTCATCATTTCAGATATTATGATGCCGAAAATGGACGGCTTTGAGTTTGCTGAAACGATCCGAAGACTGAATGCGAATATCCCGATAATATTTCTATCGGCAAGGTACGATCTGTCCGCAAAGGATAAAGGGTTCAGACTCGGCATCGACGATTATATGGTGAAGCCGGTGGAACTTGCAGAGCTGGATATGCGTGTTCGTGCACTTCTGCGACGTGCCAATATTGCAGAAGCGAAAAAGCTGACAGTGGGTGACCTGACACTGGACAGTGATGCTATGACAGGCACAGTAAACAGCGAGGAAATGCCATTATCTACAAGAGAATTCAATATACTGTTCAAGCTGCTCTCGTATCCGAACAAGACCTTTTCGAGAGCGCAGCTCATGGATGAATTCTGGGGCGTTGATTCTGATGCAAGTCTGCGGTCTGTTGATGTGTATATAACAAGGCTGCGTGATAAAACGGCAGCTTGCACAGGATTTGAGATCAAGACAATTCGTGGTATCGGCTACAAGGCGGTGCTGAAATGA
- a CDS encoding SDR family NAD(P)-dependent oxidoreductase has protein sequence MKVCVITGGGSGMGLEAAKAMPNDRIFLLSGRTIQKLDNAARLLKADDKQTYIMPCDTSDRKQVHELARYAASLGEVTNVIHSAGLSPSIAEPEKLLRVNALGTVYVNSEFAKVMKKGVIVDISSNSAYQLPKFMVPKGIYTLAEKDEAKFLVKLLRMCRFVKDSYKSSGLAYALSKNFVIWYAKKSAFEYGSCGIRICSLSPGLIATDMGECEKNEGSSMLRYTAEKRMGTPEELGFAIAMAADERNGYLTGVDILVDGGSVNGKYYQRKE, from the coding sequence ATGAAAGTATGTGTGATAACAGGCGGTGGCAGTGGAATGGGGTTAGAAGCCGCAAAAGCTATGCCAAATGACAGAATATTCCTGCTCTCCGGCAGAACGATACAAAAGCTCGACAATGCAGCTAGATTATTGAAAGCCGACGATAAGCAAACTTATATCATGCCCTGTGATACATCTGACAGAAAGCAGGTACACGAACTAGCGAGATATGCGGCATCCCTCGGCGAAGTTACAAATGTGATCCATTCTGCAGGTCTTTCACCATCAATAGCTGAACCTGAAAAGTTACTGAGAGTAAATGCTCTCGGAACGGTATATGTAAATAGTGAGTTTGCAAAGGTAATGAAAAAAGGCGTTATTGTTGACATTTCATCAAACTCAGCTTATCAGCTCCCTAAATTTATGGTCCCAAAAGGCATATATACACTTGCCGAAAAGGATGAGGCGAAATTTCTTGTCAAACTACTAAGAATGTGCCGCTTTGTAAAGGACAGCTACAAGAGTTCAGGACTTGCGTATGCCCTATCTAAGAATTTTGTTATATGGTACGCAAAAAAATCAGCTTTTGAATATGGTAGTTGTGGAATACGGATATGTTCACTAAGCCCGGGACTGATCGCTACGGATATGGGTGAATGTGAGAAAAATGAGGGCTCATCTATGCTAAGATACACTGCTGAAAAACGGATGGGAACTCCGGAAGAACTAGGATTTGCAATAGCTATGGCGGCTGACGAGCGTAATGGTTATCTTACAGGAGTTGATATTCTAGTAGACGGCGGCAGTGTGAATGGGAAGTACTATCAAAGAAAAGAGTGA
- a CDS encoding enoyl-CoA hydratase/isomerase family protein, translating to MKSVLSEIHSEGSIAVLTIENGPKNLISEPEFIEREKLIAWLEENPQTKALIITGNGKHFSHGADVSLFDADNVNSISDKLKKGRELLNTIEHLPILTVAAVNGGCFGGGLEIAMSCQFRIASSKARMGLTEVMHGVVPGMGGMERLSRIVGRDKALQMILQGEMLSADKAFSIGLVTKVTEEKDALPEALRFAEDIVSSASITVINSVINTLNRAVDGDADPSSGAFEAALEEAFRK from the coding sequence GTGAAATCAGTTTTATCAGAGATACATTCCGAAGGCAGTATTGCAGTGCTCACCATCGAAAACGGTCCGAAAAACCTGATATCCGAACCGGAATTCATCGAGCGTGAGAAGCTGATAGCGTGGCTGGAGGAGAATCCACAGACTAAGGCACTGATCATAACAGGGAATGGAAAGCATTTCTCGCACGGTGCCGATGTTTCGCTATTTGATGCGGATAATGTAAATAGCATTTCTGACAAGCTCAAAAAGGGCAGGGAACTGCTGAACACAATCGAGCACCTGCCTATATTAACTGTAGCAGCTGTTAACGGAGGCTGCTTCGGCGGCGGACTTGAAATTGCAATGAGTTGTCAGTTTCGTATTGCCTCATCCAAAGCGCGTATGGGACTTACTGAGGTCATGCATGGAGTAGTTCCGGGCATGGGTGGAATGGAACGACTTTCCCGTATTGTTGGCAGGGATAAGGCTCTGCAAATGATATTGCAGGGCGAAATGCTATCAGCTGATAAGGCGTTCTCTATCGGACTTGTTACAAAAGTAACCGAGGAAAAGGACGCTCTCCCCGAGGCACTGAGATTTGCTGAGGATATTGTATCATCAGCAAGCATAACCGTGATAAATTCGGTAATAAATACGTTGAACAGGGCTGTTGACGGTGATGCTGATCCTTCATCCGGTGCTTTTGAAGCGGCACTTGAGGAGGCTTTCAGAAAATGA
- a CDS encoding ACP S-malonyltransferase — MYKRVFLFNGIGPSYEKLLAKLTPELMDKYSYYYETACSRLGLNKDIGKNLGYDSKIAQWLVPFVCDRVIYEYCISKGITPDIGIGYSSGIVSASACFNAIPHEAAWDIVKSHRSMLIALDDAHEELDTGIIVGFSYDDLSELLNKEFSPDDLVIGSGNSTFHAMISGKASAVEKAIEICTNEGALKAFRLNTGTAFHHSIMKKYSLEYIKYCNDLKYNDPDYPMMSVFDLTVLTTAEQVARENQLNVYTQMRWDLALKELEKLGVTEFFDISANGSLSKLSRVGRKCKMYTFDDICS; from the coding sequence ATGTATAAAAGAGTTTTTTTATTTAATGGTATTGGTCCAAGCTATGAAAAACTGCTTGCAAAACTAACACCTGAACTTATGGATAAATATTCATACTATTACGAAACCGCCTGTTCAAGACTTGGACTTAATAAGGATATCGGAAAAAATCTGGGATATGACTCAAAGATAGCGCAGTGGCTAGTACCATTTGTTTGTGACAGAGTGATATATGAGTACTGCATCAGCAAAGGCATAACTCCTGATATCGGCATTGGTTACAGTTCCGGCATAGTAAGTGCAAGTGCCTGCTTCAATGCGATACCTCATGAGGCTGCATGGGATATAGTTAAATCTCACAGGTCTATGCTAATTGCGTTGGACGATGCTCATGAGGAGCTTGATACCGGAATAATCGTAGGATTCTCTTATGATGACCTTTCAGAACTGCTCAACAAGGAATTCTCACCTGACGATCTTGTTATCGGCAGCGGTAACTCTACATTCCACGCTATGATTAGCGGTAAAGCAAGCGCGGTCGAAAAGGCTATAGAAATCTGCACCAACGAAGGAGCACTGAAAGCTTTCCGCCTGAATACCGGCACAGCTTTCCACCATTCAATAATGAAGAAGTATTCACTGGAATACATCAAGTACTGTAATGACCTGAAATACAATGATCCTGATTATCCGATGATGTCTGTTTTCGATTTAACCGTACTGACTACAGCCGAGCAGGTGGCTCGTGAAAATCAGCTTAATGTGTATACGCAGATGCGATGGGATCTTGCACTGAAAGAACTGGAAAAGCTTGGAGTGACAGAGTTTTTCGACATAAGTGCGAACGGTTCGCTCAGTAAACTGTCAAGAGTTGGCAGAAAGTGTAAAATGTACACTTTCGATGATATATGTTCATAA
- a CDS encoding 3-hydroxyacyl-CoA dehydrogenase NAD-binding domain-containing protein gives MNIGIAGYGKMGKDIFSLFLDNLDNAVFTVLVRSGAEEYTASVLKTLDKQLRRKKLTQDEYKSKKAAFRFTCDPADFKDCDAVIETISEKLESKNSLFRNIADIVSDNCLLMTNTSSLNIENVFTGVSGTQRCMGMHFFYPVKLAEFVELNLMDNTSEEALQLAENLVHDCGRRSIRFRGNYHLYLNQILSAMVSHGIYLCDFLNTSIPDLSASLEKMYSVAGVFDILDSVGLGLMAENQTNFRLERNKQLLEYGCDQMKYWLSQGCADSPRSFIDFIKCQEQESDNVENCDDAPIYMAAFILAETSFALEESCINPDILLEGVRCTLGTVDTLPEMYRKYGAEKLMSALDELYEKSGFSSYRYDPDLFDKYYT, from the coding sequence ATGAATATCGGAATTGCAGGGTACGGAAAAATGGGAAAAGACATTTTCTCCCTTTTCCTCGATAATCTGGATAATGCTGTATTTACTGTACTTGTCCGTTCCGGTGCAGAAGAGTATACTGCCTCTGTATTAAAGACTCTTGATAAACAGCTTCGACGGAAGAAACTGACTCAGGATGAATACAAATCTAAGAAAGCTGCCTTCAGATTTACTTGTGACCCTGCTGACTTTAAAGACTGTGATGCAGTGATCGAGACTATTTCTGAGAAACTTGAGTCTAAAAATTCGCTTTTCAGAAATATTGCAGATATAGTTTCTGATAATTGCCTGCTTATGACAAATACTTCGTCGCTGAATATAGAGAACGTTTTCACGGGCGTTTCAGGCACTCAGCGCTGCATGGGTATGCACTTTTTCTACCCTGTCAAACTTGCAGAATTCGTAGAACTTAACCTTATGGATAATACTTCCGAAGAAGCTCTGCAACTGGCAGAAAACCTTGTGCATGACTGCGGACGCAGGAGTATTCGTTTTCGCGGGAATTATCATTTGTATCTTAATCAGATACTTTCTGCTATGGTATCACATGGCATATATCTTTGTGATTTTTTAAACACTTCTATTCCGGATCTTTCAGCTTCTTTGGAAAAGATGTATTCCGTCGCTGGTGTATTCGATATACTTGACAGCGTTGGACTTGGACTTATGGCTGAAAATCAGACAAATTTCCGATTGGAACGCAATAAGCAGCTTCTGGAATATGGCTGTGATCAAATGAAGTACTGGCTGAGTCAGGGCTGTGCGGATAGTCCGCGTAGTTTCATTGACTTTATCAAGTGTCAGGAGCAGGAGAGCGATAATGTAGAAAACTGTGACGATGCTCCTATTTATATGGCTGCATTTATCCTTGCTGAAACATCTTTCGCGCTTGAAGAATCTTGTATCAATCCTGATATTCTCCTTGAAGGTGTAAGATGTACTCTCGGCACAGTTGATACACTACCGGAAATGTACAGAAAATATGGTGCAGAAAAGCTCATGTCTGCACTCGATGAACTCTATGAAAAGAGCGGATTTTCGTCTTACAGATACGATCCTGATCTATTTGATAAATATTATACGTGA
- a CDS encoding dihydrofolate reductase, whose product MICIIAAVAANGIIGSNGGIPWDIPEDRHYFRNITEDGVLIMGRRTYESIGRPLPGRYNIVISRNTDYTGSMLRTVANLEEAIKAAERYVQRKRKGDIFLCGGAEIYRQGLAFTKKLYLTELYDEYEGDVYFPEFNRDEFGCVSCDEHHELGLRFCVYERLNK is encoded by the coding sequence ATGATATGCATTATCGCGGCAGTAGCCGCTAACGGTATAATTGGCTCAAATGGAGGTATCCCCTGGGATATTCCTGAAGACAGACATTATTTCAGAAATATCACTGAGGATGGTGTCTTGATTATGGGCAGACGTACCTATGAGAGCATCGGCAGACCGCTGCCCGGAAGGTACAATATTGTTATTTCACGCAATACAGACTACACAGGCAGTATGCTCAGAACAGTAGCGAACCTTGAAGAGGCTATCAAAGCAGCAGAAAGATATGTTCAACGCAAAAGGAAAGGGGATATATTCCTCTGTGGAGGTGCTGAGATATACCGTCAGGGACTTGCTTTTACGAAAAAATTGTATCTGACCGAACTTTATGACGAATATGAAGGCGATGTGTATTTCCCAGAGTTCAATCGTGACGAGTTCGGCTGTGTGAGCTGTGATGAACACCATGAGCTCGGACTACGGTTTTGTGTCTATGAGCGTTTAAATAAATAG
- a CDS encoding HD domain-containing protein — protein MKLEFTNRILKNEYYQDQLHILCELEKDRIFCRHNIEHFLNVARIAMILCGRKRIKISADIIYSAALLHDIGRVQEYTEGIEHDVASQSTAAKILDSIECPRDIREKIIRLIASHRNTKADPDTPEAMFNKADKLSRNCFECNARSLCKWQKDKMNLEIEV, from the coding sequence ATGAAACTAGAATTTACCAACCGCATACTAAAAAATGAATATTATCAGGATCAGCTCCACATATTGTGTGAGCTTGAAAAAGACAGGATCTTCTGTCGTCACAATATTGAGCATTTTCTTAATGTTGCCCGAATAGCAATGATACTTTGCGGACGCAAACGCATCAAGATCTCTGCTGACATTATCTATTCGGCTGCACTTTTACATGATATCGGAAGAGTGCAGGAGTATACCGAGGGCATTGAACATGATGTGGCAAGTCAGTCAACAGCTGCTAAGATTCTCGACAGCATAGAATGTCCGCGTGATATACGCGAAAAGATCATCCGTCTTATTGCAAGCCATCGTAATACGAAAGCAGATCCCGATACACCTGAAGCTATGTTCAATAAGGCAGACAAGCTCTCACGGAACTGCTTTGAATGTAATGCCAGGTCGCTGTGTAAATGGCAGAAAGATAAAATGAATTTGGAAATAGAGGTATAA
- a CDS encoding enoyl-CoA hydratase/isomerase family protein, translating to MGDILLNKENDILTVVMNAPKNNLMTTQFHKEFEAVMEKVRVIAKSDSIRGMIIYGGGRHFCVGADVDALMERSASEVYDDTSGDLPESHIEEKHHFTFLRDLPFPVISVVTGFCIGSGSEIALNCHYRIVEKGARIGQPESTFGILPGLGGIAGTIELCGMKNAYELVMTGRLFPSEEACELGWGDILTDKKHGLAEAYSLIDFISEEYGEFSPEDYRRYIRLYKIRGD from the coding sequence ATGGGTGATATCCTGCTTAATAAAGAAAACGATATACTCACAGTTGTGATGAATGCACCAAAAAATAACCTTATGACTACTCAGTTCCACAAGGAATTTGAGGCTGTTATGGAAAAAGTACGTGTGATTGCAAAGAGTGACAGTATAAGAGGTATGATAATATACGGCGGTGGAAGACATTTCTGTGTCGGTGCTGATGTTGATGCCCTTATGGAACGCTCAGCTTCGGAAGTATACGACGATACTTCCGGAGATCTTCCCGAAAGTCACATTGAGGAGAAGCATCACTTCACATTTCTGCGTGACCTTCCATTCCCGGTGATAAGCGTAGTTACAGGATTCTGTATAGGCTCAGGCAGCGAGATCGCTCTCAATTGTCACTACAGGATCGTCGAGAAGGGCGCACGTATAGGTCAGCCTGAATCTACTTTCGGCATACTTCCCGGACTTGGAGGAATTGCCGGGACTATCGAACTTTGTGGTATGAAGAACGCCTATGAGCTTGTTATGACAGGAAGACTTTTCCCTTCTGAGGAGGCTTGCGAGCTCGGCTGGGGAGATATTCTCACCGATAAAAAGCATGGACTTGCTGAGGCATATTCATTGATAGACTTTATATCAGAAGAATACGGTGAATTCTCACCTGAAGACTACCGCAGATATATCAGATTATACAAGATCAGGGGTGACTGA
- a CDS encoding NAD-dependent epimerase/dehydratase family protein yields MSKMIYIVTGAAGFLGGTVCRKLIERGEKVRALVPQNDPAAKYIPDSAEVVQGDLCDRETLEKLFTVPEGMKSIVLHIASIVTVDPTFNQKVIDVNVGGTKNIIDMCLAHPECNKLVYCSSTGAIPETPKGKKITEVDFFDKDKVEGCYSMSKAMATQAVLDAVKERGLNACVVHPSGIMGPEDFAVGETTGTLIKIIGGEMPMGISGTFNLCDVRDLAEGMIAAADNGRQGECYILGNEAISFKEFCRLVSEEANCKAPKAFLPIQIANMIARLSEMRAKRKGVKPLMKTFSVYNLARNNDFDSSKAKRELGYRTRSYRETIHDEIKWLKASGKIA; encoded by the coding sequence ATGAGCAAAATGATCTATATTGTTACAGGTGCAGCAGGTTTTTTAGGCGGTACAGTATGCCGTAAGCTTATAGAGCGTGGAGAAAAAGTAAGAGCTCTCGTCCCGCAAAATGATCCGGCTGCAAAATATATACCTGACAGTGCAGAGGTGGTTCAAGGCGACCTCTGTGACAGGGAAACTCTCGAAAAGCTTTTTACTGTACCCGAAGGCATGAAAAGCATAGTGCTTCATATCGCAAGTATCGTGACCGTTGATCCGACATTCAATCAGAAGGTCATTGATGTGAACGTTGGCGGTACGAAGAATATTATAGATATGTGTCTTGCACACCCCGAATGTAATAAACTCGTCTATTGCAGCAGTACAGGCGCTATCCCAGAAACACCAAAAGGCAAGAAAATCACCGAGGTAGATTTTTTTGACAAGGACAAAGTCGAAGGCTGCTATTCTATGTCAAAGGCTATGGCGACGCAGGCGGTGCTGGATGCCGTAAAAGAGCGAGGACTGAATGCATGCGTTGTTCATCCGAGCGGAATCATGGGACCGGAAGATTTTGCAGTTGGAGAAACAACCGGAACGCTCATTAAGATAATCGGCGGTGAAATGCCAATGGGTATCAGCGGAACATTTAATCTCTGCGATGTACGTGATCTTGCTGAAGGAATGATCGCAGCCGCTGACAATGGAAGGCAGGGTGAATGCTATATCTTAGGCAACGAAGCGATCAGCTTCAAGGAGTTTTGCCGACTGGTTTCCGAGGAAGCAAATTGCAAAGCGCCGAAGGCATTTCTGCCTATACAAATCGCAAATATGATCGCAAGGCTCTCTGAAATGCGTGCGAAAAGAAAAGGCGTTAAGCCTCTTATGAAGACATTTTCAGTGTACAATCTTGCAAGGAACAACGACTTTGATTCTTCAAAGGCAAAGCGTGAGCTAGGATATCGAACTAGATCATACAGAGAAACGATTCACGATGAGATCAAATGGCTCAAAGCAAGTGGGAAAATCGCATGA
- a CDS encoding acyl carrier protein, with translation MREITNEIKAEIKDMIFDYYAEECEVDKTSINENTNLQDDLESDSLMLVELIEMTADKFDMDIKLQSIGKYMLKTPMNTMSDVIDMFCKVYQYGNDIVDQ, from the coding sequence ATGAGAGAAATTACAAATGAGATCAAAGCTGAGATCAAGGACATGATATTTGATTATTATGCAGAGGAATGCGAAGTTGACAAAACATCCATAAATGAAAATACCAATCTTCAGGATGACCTGGAAAGCGATTCCCTGATGCTGGTAGAGCTGATCGAGATGACCGCTGATAAGTTCGACATGGACATAAAGTTACAGAGTATCGGTAAATATATGCTGAAAACACCCATGAACACCATGAGTGACGTTATTGATATGTTCTGCAAAGTATATCAGTACGGTAATGATATCGTTGATCAGTAA
- the folP gene encoding dihydropteroate synthase produces MKIGNREFDTENECYIMGILNVTPDSFSDGGKFNNIDSALSHAEAMISEGVDIIDVGGESTRPGFTRISDDEEISRIVPVIEALKERFDVPVSIDTYKYKVASAAAEAGADLFNDIYGLKYDNGEMAAFIAKSGLPCCLMHNRNNMDYVCFMDDLINDMRETVDIAKKAGITDDSIILDPGVGFAKSLENNLEAIDRLDMLKNELGYPVLLGTSRKSVIGLTLDLPSDQRVEGTIATTVIGVMRGAAFVRVHDVKENLRAVKMTQAIMRGYKRG; encoded by the coding sequence ATGAAAATCGGCAACAGAGAATTTGATACTGAAAACGAATGCTATATTATGGGCATACTCAATGTGACACCTGACTCTTTTTCAGACGGAGGTAAATTCAATAACATAGACAGTGCCCTTTCTCATGCAGAGGCAATGATATCAGAGGGTGTTGATATCATTGATGTCGGAGGAGAATCCACAAGACCGGGGTTTACACGTATCAGTGACGATGAGGAGATAAGCAGGATCGTACCTGTAATTGAAGCTTTAAAGGAAAGATTCGATGTTCCTGTTTCAATTGACACATACAAATATAAAGTCGCTTCAGCGGCAGCAGAAGCCGGTGCAGATCTTTTCAATGATATTTACGGGCTTAAATACGACAATGGCGAAATGGCTGCATTTATTGCAAAAAGCGGTCTGCCTTGCTGCCTGATGCATAACAGGAATAATATGGACTACGTCTGCTTTATGGACGATCTTATAAATGATATGCGAGAAACAGTCGATATTGCTAAAAAAGCCGGTATCACCGACGATTCCATTATTCTTGATCCGGGTGTTGGATTTGCAAAGTCCTTGGAAAACAATCTTGAAGCTATCGACCGTCTGGATATGCTTAAAAATGAACTGGGATATCCAGTACTGCTCGGTACCTCCAGAAAATCAGTGATAGGCCTTACTCTTGATCTACCAAGTGATCAGCGTGTTGAGGGAACTATTGCAACAACTGTTATCGGAGTTATGCGAGGTGCTGCGTTTGTACGTGTTCACGACGTCAAAGAAAACCTAAGGGCGGTTAAAATGACACAGGCTATAATGAGAGGTTACAAACGTGGATAA
- the folK gene encoding 2-amino-4-hydroxy-6-hydroxymethyldihydropteridine diphosphokinase, which translates to MDKICIEELRIFAHHGVFEHENINGQNFYVNSALYVDTEKAGMNDDLESSVDYSKVCELLEKVMTENTFKLIETVAQKAAETILMEYPIVSAVDLEIRKPEAPIDMDFSSVSVKIHRGWHRVLLSLGSNMGDSRGYLENAFEKLRECPYIRNVKCSELIITKPYGYTEQADFVNGAVICETMLSPHGLLELTQSLENSADRRREIHWGPRTLDVDIVFYDDEVISDPDLIIPHPDMHNREFVLAPAAEIASYYRHPISGKTVSQLLAELAKQ; encoded by the coding sequence GTGGATAAGATATGTATTGAAGAACTGAGAATATTTGCGCATCACGGAGTATTTGAACATGAAAATATAAACGGACAGAATTTCTATGTCAACTCCGCGCTGTATGTAGATACAGAAAAAGCCGGGATGAACGATGATCTGGAAAGCTCCGTGGATTACAGCAAAGTATGCGAACTTCTTGAAAAGGTAATGACAGAAAATACCTTCAAGCTGATTGAAACTGTCGCACAGAAAGCCGCTGAAACTATTCTCATGGAATATCCGATCGTCAGTGCTGTTGATTTGGAGATACGCAAACCTGAAGCTCCTATAGATATGGATTTCAGCTCAGTATCAGTTAAGATACACAGAGGATGGCATAGAGTTCTTCTCTCTCTCGGGTCAAATATGGGTGACAGCAGGGGATACCTTGAAAATGCTTTTGAAAAGCTGCGTGAGTGTCCTTATATACGAAATGTAAAATGCTCCGAGCTTATTATAACCAAGCCTTATGGTTATACAGAACAAGCTGATTTTGTTAATGGTGCAGTGATATGTGAGACAATGCTCAGCCCTCACGGATTGCTTGAATTGACGCAGTCCTTAGAAAATTCAGCTGACCGCAGACGTGAGATACACTGGGGACCGCGCACCCTTGATGTGGATATTGTGTTCTATGACGATGAAGTTATATCTGATCCTGATCTGATAATACCGCATCCTGATATGCATAACCGTGAATTTGTACTCGCACCGGCAGCTGAGATAGCATCCTATTACCGCCACCCAATATCAGGTAAAACAGTTTCACAGCTCCTTGCTGAGTTGGCAAAACAATGA